A region from the Lycium barbarum isolate Lr01 chromosome 8, ASM1917538v2, whole genome shotgun sequence genome encodes:
- the LOC132605404 gene encoding uncharacterized protein LOC132605404, producing the protein MEMKASFICIFLFFLLIAPCSSSGKMDLLNMDSGIYEIDYRGPETHTYIPPPKGSRGKHNFHHQNMLKHRKFKGLKASKPGESGKKIRG; encoded by the exons ATGGAGATGAAGGctagtttcatttgcattttcttgtttttcctcctcaTTGCTCCTTGTTCTTCTTCAG GGAAAATGGATTTGTTAAACATGGATTCAGGGATTTATGAAATTGATTATAGAGGTCCAGAGACTCATACTTATATTCCTCCACCAAAAGGATCAAGGGGAAAGCATAACTTTCATCATCAAAACATGTTAAAACATCGCAAATTCAAAGGCTTGAAAGCTAGTAAACCTGGAGAAAGT GGGAAGAAAATTCGTGGATGA